Proteins encoded by one window of Phytohabitans houttuyneae:
- a CDS encoding cold-shock protein — protein sequence MQGTVATYDPQTRAGTLLLDDGTELAYPAEAFATSGLRLLRLGQRVRIDRDESGQVTRLTLPTFD from the coding sequence ATGCAGGGCACCGTCGCCACCTACGACCCGCAGACCCGGGCCGGCACCCTCCTGCTCGACGACGGCACCGAGCTGGCCTATCCGGCGGAGGCGTTCGCCACCTCCGGCCTGCGGCTGCTCCGGCTGGGCCAGCGCGTCCGCATCGACCGTGACGAGTCCGGCCAGGTGACGCGGTTAACGTTGCCGACGTTCGACTGA
- a CDS encoding NAD(P)H-dependent glycerol-3-phosphate dehydrogenase codes for MTTAAVLGAGSWGTAFAKVLADAGTDVTIWARRESVAAAIREYGTNPDYLPAVRLPERVTATSDAATAIAGADLVVLAVPSQTLRANLADWTAHLAPDATLVSLMKGVELGTTKRMSEVIVEAAGVPADRVAVVSGPNLAAEIAAEQPAATVVACIDGARATFVQRAVTTPYFRPYTNKDVLGCELGGAVKNVIALAYGIATAMRLGDNTKATLITRGLAETARLGVALGADPLTFSGLAGLGDLVATCSSPLSRNRTFGEHLGRGETLEQAQAATRQTAEGVKSCLAIRDLARTHNVDMPITEQVELVCHEGVNPRSALIALMSRETKPE; via the coding sequence ATGACCACCGCCGCCGTGCTCGGCGCTGGATCATGGGGTACCGCGTTCGCGAAGGTCCTCGCCGACGCCGGTACCGACGTCACGATCTGGGCCCGGCGCGAGTCCGTGGCGGCCGCCATCCGGGAGTACGGCACCAACCCCGACTACCTGCCCGCCGTGCGGCTGCCCGAGCGGGTCACCGCCACCTCCGACGCGGCCACCGCGATCGCCGGCGCCGATCTTGTCGTGCTCGCGGTGCCGTCGCAGACGCTGCGCGCAAACCTCGCGGACTGGACCGCGCACCTCGCGCCCGACGCGACGCTCGTGTCGCTCATGAAGGGTGTCGAGCTCGGCACCACCAAGCGGATGAGCGAGGTGATCGTGGAGGCCGCCGGCGTGCCGGCCGACCGGGTCGCGGTTGTCTCGGGGCCCAACCTGGCCGCCGAGATCGCCGCCGAGCAGCCGGCCGCCACGGTGGTCGCCTGCATCGACGGGGCGCGCGCGACGTTCGTGCAGCGTGCGGTGACGACGCCGTACTTCCGGCCGTACACCAACAAGGACGTGCTCGGCTGCGAGCTGGGCGGCGCGGTCAAGAACGTGATCGCCCTGGCGTACGGCATCGCCACCGCCATGCGCCTGGGCGACAACACCAAGGCCACGCTCATCACCCGCGGGCTGGCGGAGACGGCGCGGCTTGGCGTGGCGCTGGGCGCGGACCCGCTCACCTTCTCCGGGCTGGCCGGGCTGGGGGACCTGGTGGCCACGTGCTCGTCGCCGCTGTCGCGCAACCGTACGTTCGGCGAGCACCTGGGGCGCGGCGAGACGCTGGAGCAGGCGCAGGCGGCCACGCGGCAGACCGCTGAAGGTGTGAAGAGCTGCCTGGCGATCCGTGACCTGGCGCGTACGCACAATGTGGACATGCCCATCACCGAGCAGGTCGAGCTTGTCTGCCACGAGGGTGTCAACCCGCGCAGCGCGCTGATCGCGCTCATGAGCCGGGAGACGAAGCCGGAATGA
- the cofC gene encoding 2-phospho-L-lactate guanylyltransferase yields MGVVLPVKRLTAAKSRLRGALTGVPHERLALALAQDTVAAALASAEVAEVLAVTDDPAVGQALAALGARVVPDVPGGGLNAAFAYGASLLAHRPVAALAADLPTLCPADLSEALREAAGPGRHFVADAPGTGTVLLTAQAGVRLDPRFGPGSAAAHRRSGAVPLAGDWPSLRRDVDTAADLEAATRLGLGPHSAEVAGQIGSASCSHT; encoded by the coding sequence ATGGGGGTGGTACTGCCGGTCAAGCGCCTCACCGCGGCCAAAAGCCGGCTGCGGGGAGCGCTCACCGGTGTGCCGCACGAGCGTTTGGCGCTGGCGCTGGCCCAGGACACCGTCGCCGCGGCCCTGGCCAGCGCCGAGGTGGCCGAGGTGCTCGCGGTGACCGACGACCCGGCGGTGGGCCAGGCGCTGGCCGCGCTCGGTGCACGGGTCGTGCCGGATGTGCCCGGTGGTGGGCTGAACGCCGCTTTCGCGTACGGCGCGAGCCTGCTCGCCCACCGGCCGGTGGCCGCGCTCGCCGCCGACCTGCCGACCCTGTGCCCCGCCGACCTCTCCGAGGCGCTGCGCGAGGCCGCCGGTCCGGGCCGGCATTTCGTGGCGGACGCGCCCGGCACCGGCACTGTGCTGCTCACCGCGCAGGCCGGGGTCCGGCTCGACCCGCGCTTCGGTCCCGGCTCGGCGGCCGCCCACCGCAGGTCAGGCGCGGTGCCACTGGCCGGCGACTGGCCTAGCTTGCGCCGCGACGTGGACACGGCCGCCGACCTCGAGGCCGCGACCCGGCTGGGGCTCGGACCGCACTCCGCGGAAGTTGCCGGGCAGATTGGCTCGGCGAGCTGCTCTCACACGTAG
- a CDS encoding cystathionine gamma-lyase, with amino-acid sequence MSYGDGTRAVHAGLPAPEPGQPFLPGPVFAAPYHLDPDAGPGLNGYGRPDNPTRRLLEAAIGELEGGQARAFASGQAAITAVLMTVLRPGDTVVLPADGYYAVRSFAASTLDGLGVRVSYVPTAGPYPSFDGVRLVLLETPSNPGLDVCDVAALAAAAKAAGALVAVDNTTATPLGQRPLDLGADVSVASGTKALTGHSDLLLGYAATRDAGLLERITTWRTQAGAIPGAFDAWLAHRSLATLDLRLARQSANAAAVAVALAARSDVESVRWPGLPDDPSYVVAERQMRRIPGLVSVDLGSAERVATFLKASKLVFAATSFGGLHTTADRRAQWGDDTPPGFLRISCGIEDTADLVADLTAALDAA; translated from the coding sequence ATGAGTTACGGGGACGGGACGAGAGCCGTCCACGCTGGACTGCCCGCGCCCGAGCCGGGGCAGCCGTTTCTGCCGGGGCCGGTCTTCGCCGCGCCGTACCACCTGGATCCGGACGCCGGCCCCGGCCTCAACGGCTACGGCCGCCCGGACAACCCGACGCGCCGCCTGCTGGAGGCGGCGATCGGTGAGCTGGAGGGTGGCCAGGCGCGCGCCTTCGCCAGCGGGCAGGCGGCCATCACCGCCGTGCTGATGACCGTGCTGCGCCCCGGCGACACGGTGGTGCTGCCCGCCGATGGGTACTACGCGGTGCGCTCGTTCGCCGCCTCCACACTGGACGGGCTCGGCGTGCGGGTGTCCTATGTGCCCACAGCCGGGCCGTACCCGTCTTTCGACGGCGTGCGGCTGGTGCTGCTGGAGACGCCGTCAAACCCCGGCCTCGACGTGTGCGACGTGGCGGCGCTCGCGGCGGCGGCGAAGGCGGCGGGCGCGCTCGTGGCCGTCGACAACACCACGGCCACCCCGCTCGGCCAGCGCCCGCTCGACCTCGGCGCGGACGTCTCGGTCGCCTCCGGTACCAAGGCGCTGACCGGCCACTCCGACCTGCTGCTGGGGTACGCCGCCACCCGCGACGCCGGCCTGCTCGAGCGGATCACCACGTGGCGCACGCAGGCCGGTGCGATTCCGGGTGCGTTCGACGCGTGGCTGGCGCACCGCTCGCTGGCCACATTGGACCTCCGCCTGGCCCGCCAGTCAGCGAACGCGGCGGCGGTCGCGGTGGCGCTCGCAGCGCGGTCCGATGTGGAGAGCGTCCGCTGGCCCGGCCTGCCGGACGACCCGTCCTATGTGGTCGCCGAGCGGCAGATGCGGCGGATCCCCGGGCTCGTCTCGGTCGACCTGGGCTCCGCCGAGCGGGTGGCCACCTTCCTGAAGGCGTCGAAGCTTGTCTTCGCCGCGACCTCCTTCGGCGGCCTGCACACGACCGCCGACCGCCGCGCCCAGTGGGGCGACGACACCCCGCCGGGCTTCCTGCGCATCTCGTGCGGCATCGAGGACACCGCCGATCTGGTGGCCGACCTCACCGCCGCTCTCGACGCCGCCTGA